GACCCGCGGCCCGTCGGGGCCGAGCAGGACGTTGGCCGGCTTCAGGTCGCGGTGCACGACCCCGGCCTGATGGATGGAGGCCAGCGCGGTCGCGATGCCGATGGCGAGACGGAACAGCTCGTCGGGGCCGTAGGGCCCGTGGTGCTCCACCCAGGACTGCAGGTTGGGACCGGGGACGTACTCGCTGACCAGGTACGGCGGCACGTGGTCGAGGTCGGTCTCGATCACCCGGGCGGTGCAGAACGACGCGACCCTGCCGAGCGCGGCGACCTCCTTGCTCAACTGGTCGCGGTAGACGTCGTTGATCGCGTCGACGTGCAGTGCCTTGACGGCGACGCGCGTGCCGGCGGCGTCGTAGCCCTCGTAGACGACGCCCTGACCGCCGGCCCCGAGCCGGCCGGCGAGCCAGTAGGAACCGAGGTGCCGGGGATCGGTGGACTGCAGCGGTGCGGCCACGGTGATGCCTCGTCTCTGGCGGAGTCATGATCAGAGAGCAGGGAGACAATACCGTCTTTTTGAGCCGGGGGGTCAGCCGGGCCCGGTCCCGGGGCCGAACGCGCCGCGGTTCCAGAGGAGGCGGACGTGGTCGATCACCTTGGGGCCCACCGCGCGCAGGCCCTCGCGGTCGTTCTCCGCGACCGGGGCCGTGATGAGGGCGATGATCGCGGCGGTGACCATGCGGCACGCCAGCAGGCCCACCTCGTCGGTGACGCCCAGGATGTCGGCGTGGACCTCGGCCATGGCCTGGTGGAAGTCGTTGCGGTGGGCGACGGCCCGCGGGCCTGCGGCATAGGTCTCGACCAGGCAGAGACGGGTCGAGGGCCACTCCGCCTCGAGGGCGTCCAGATAGGCGGCGACACCCCGCTCATAGCGCTCCAGCGGGTCGGCGACCGCGCCGGACGAGCCGAGCGCCTCCGCGACCCGTTCGAGGAGCCGTCCGGCCGAGCCGTCCAGGGCGGCCATGAAGCAGTCGATCTTGGAGTCGAACAGCCGGTAGAAGCTCAGCCGCGACACCCCGGCGCGCTTGAGGACGTCCTCCACGGCGGTGCCGGCGTAGCCCTTCTCCGCCATGACCTCGGCCATCGCCTGACAGAGCCGCGCACGCTGCAGCCGGGCCACCTCTTCGGGCGGCAGCGCGTTCCGCCCCCGCGGCAACCGGCGCATCGTCGACATCCGTTCACCTTAGGACAGTCGTTCCGCGGTCCGATGATGAAGAAGTGAGCGTACGAGGACCTCACCCTCTCGCCTGGTTCAGCGAACCGACCCCGCAGGCGCGTGCGAGGGACCGGCCCGTCAAGTGACAGGAATGTTCGTCGCCCGACGGGTACATCCATGACGGCGAGACGACCATCGGTCAAACGGGGTGTGAGAGATGCCGGTCAACAGGCCGCAGATGCACGTGACCACGGCGGAGCCTCCGCGGGGCGAGAACGGCGAGGATCGGGTGGTGGTGCGGGCGGTCGGGGAGTTGGACCTGGCGACGGCGCCCCTGCTCCGAGGGCACCTGGCCCGCGTGCTGCTGACCCATCGCCGCCCTCGCGTGGTGCTGGATCTGGCCGACCTCACGTTCTGCGACTCCAGCGGCCT
The DNA window shown above is from Thermomonospora umbrina and carries:
- a CDS encoding TetR/AcrR family transcriptional regulator; protein product: MSTMRRLPRGRNALPPEEVARLQRARLCQAMAEVMAEKGYAGTAVEDVLKRAGVSRLSFYRLFDSKIDCFMAALDGSAGRLLERVAEALGSSGAVADPLERYERGVAAYLDALEAEWPSTRLCLVETYAAGPRAVAHRNDFHQAMAEVHADILGVTDEVGLLACRMVTAAIIALITAPVAENDREGLRAVGPKVIDHVRLLWNRGAFGPGTGPG